One window of the Triticum dicoccoides isolate Atlit2015 ecotype Zavitan chromosome 3B, WEW_v2.0, whole genome shotgun sequence genome contains the following:
- the LOC119276535 gene encoding pentatricopeptide repeat-containing protein At1g08070, chloroplastic-like translates to MEARLLKTRPLHAIFSDATISRFARNLFDAVPRPTPAFCSTFLSALSRSSSHQDLLQAFSSIHLKGADVPSGCVPLVFKSCALTASSCQGRQVHCHALVRGLLGDVFVLTALVDFYAKNGDMESAVSVFDEMPVKDPIPINCLITGYSKSGDVGKARRLFDGMERRTSASWNSMIACYAHGGEFREALMLFDRMLSEGARPNAITITSVFSICAKSGDLDTGKRVRALIGEEDLQNVIVHTALMEMYVKCRAIDDARREFDQMSERDVVAWSTMIAGYAQNGRPLESLELFERMKATDCRPNEVTLVGVLSACAQLGSDELVEQIGNYAENQRLPLTSYLGSALIDMYTRCGHVGRARNVFSRMEQKGVITWNSMIRGLAMNGFAEDAISLYENMAENGVQPNEITFVALLAACTHAGLVDQGMAFFEEMKREHHVSPQVEHCACIVDLLCKSGRLWEAYKFICDMEVEPNAVIWTTLLSSCRAHADVELAKLAASKLLTVEPDNSSIYVLLSNIYADAGLWGDVREIRDLMRSKNVQKLSAYSWIKLDGEVHKFLVQDTYHPKSAEIYDVIHGLGLLLDRADSDPDLLVSELC, encoded by the coding sequence ATGGAGGCCCGCCTCCTCAAGACCCGACCGCTCCACGCCATCTTCTCAGACGCCACCATCTCCCGCTTCGCACGCAACCTGTTCGACGCGGTGCCGCGCCCGACCCCGGCGTTCTGCAGCACCTTCCTCTCCGCGCTCTCCAGGAGCTCCTCCCACCAGGACCTCCTCCAAGCCTTCTCGTCGATTCATCTCAAGGGCGCCGACGTCCCGTCCGGCTGCGTCCCGCTTGTTTTCAAGTCGTGCGCGCTCACCGCTTCGTCCTGCCAGGGCAGGCAGGTGCACTGCCATGCTCTTGTCCGTGGGCTGCTTGGGGATGTCTTTGTGCTGACAGCTCTGGTGGATTTCTATGCCAAGAATGGAGACATGGAGTCTGCCGTCAGTGTCTTTGACGAGATGCCGGTGAAGGATCCGATACCGATAAACTGTTTGATCACCGGATATTCGAAATCTGGTGATGTGGGTAAGGCCAGGAGGCTATTTGACGGTATGGAGAGGAGGACATCCGCTTCGTGGAATTCGATGATCGCCTGTTATGCTCATGGTGGGGAATTCCGGGAAGCATTGATGTTGTTTGATCGGATGCTGAGTGAGGGTGCAAGACCAAACGCTATCACCATCACGTCAGTGTTTTCGATATGCGCCAAGTCTGGCGATCTTGATACTGGCAAGCGTGTAAGGGCTCTGATCGGTGAGGAGGACTTGCAGAACGTGATAGTGCACACTGCTTTGATGGAAATGTATGTAAAGTGTCGGGCTATCGACGACGCACGTCGGGAGTTTGACCAGATGTCAGAGAGAGATGTCGTGGCATGGAGCACCATGATTGCAGGTTATGCGCAGAATGGCAGGCCACTCGAATCTCTTGAACTGTTTGAGAGGATGAAGGCAACCGATTGCAGGCCAAATGAAGTGACACTTGTTGGTGTGCTATCCGCGTGTGCGCAGTTGGGTTCTGATGAATTGGTTGAGCAGATTGGGAACTATGCTGAGAACCAGAGGCTACCACTTACGAGTTACCTAGGATCTGCGCTAATCGACATGTACACCAGGTGCGGGCATGTTGGAAGGGCCCGGAATGTCTTCAGCCGGATGGAACAAAAAGGGGTCATCACATGGAACTCCATGATCAGAGGCCTAGCAATGAATGGCTTCGCAGAAGATGCGATCAGCCTGTATGAAAATATGGCGGAAAATGGAGTCCAGCCCAATGAGATCACCTTCGTCGCGCTGCTAGCAGCATGCACGCATGCTGGCTTGGTAGACCAAGGTATGGCATTCTTCGAAGAGATGAAGAGAGAACACCATGTTTCCCCTCAAGTGGAGCACTGTGCATGCATAGTGGACCTCCTGTGCAAATCCGGCAGACTGTGGGAGGCGTACAAGTTCATCTGCGACATGGAAGTCGAACCAAACGCAGTGATCTGGACCACGCTGCTCAGTTCCTGCAGAGCCCATGCTGATGTTGAGCTTGCAAAGCTTGCCGCGAGCAAGCTCCTCACAGTGGAGCCTGACAACTCCTCAATCTACGTCCTCCTGTCCAATATCTATGCCGATGCCGGCCTCTGGGGCGATGTGAGGGAGATCAGGGACCTGATGAGGAGCAAGAACGTGCAGAAGCTGTCTGCCTACAGTTGGATAAAGCTTGATGGTGAAGTGCACAAGTTCCTGGTGCAAGACACATACCACCCAAAATCAGCTGAGATTTACGACGTCATCCACGGCTTGGGGTTGCTCCTAGACCGCGCCGACTCTGATCCAGACCTGCTAGTTTCCGAGCTCTGTTGA
- the LOC119276536 gene encoding uncharacterized protein LOC119276536, translating into MEKQADKAAAPVDDGIHEESPASAQNGRPGSEPAAAPEVEVQLFRRGRGPVAVFRSPLGGYTQDQLEVGDILEKHGLKCVFAFDAASRARGVAIRFNPRNGRSLLPYAADSTIFLDGEPKDPLLKPITKVMLTVCAMTVVAAVILKEAKMPEWLKGTKLGNLKFPPWVLACMVIVFMRLRKRTRDVMKKIGWSS; encoded by the exons ATGGAGAAGCAAGCCGACAAGGCCGCGGCGCCGGTCGACGACGGCATCCACGAGGAGTCGCCGGCCTCCGCCCAGAACGGGAGGCCCGGATCCGAGCCGGCGGCCGCACCCGAGGTGGAGGTGCAGCTCTTCCGGCGGGGCCGGGGGCCGGTGGCCGTGTTCCGGTCGCCCCTGGGCGGGTACACGCAGGACCAGCTGGAGGTGGGGGACATCCTGGAGAAGCACGGCCTCAAGTGCGTCTTCGCCTTCGACGCCGCCTCCCGCGCACGCGGCGTCGCCATCCGATTCAACCCCCGCAACGGCCGCTCCCTCCTCCCCTACGCCGCCGACTCCACCATCTTCCTCGACGGCGAGCCCAAG GATCCTTTGCTGAAGCCCATCACCAAGGTGATGCTCACTGTCTGCGCCATGACAGTGGTAGCTGCGGTGATACTGAAGGAGGCGAAGATGCCCGAGTGGCTTAAGGGAACCAAGCTAGGCAACCTGAAATTCCCACCGTGGGTGCTGGCTTGCATGGTCATTGTGTTCATGAGGCTCCGGAAGAGAACCAGGGATGTCATGAAGAAGATTGGCTGGTCCTCCTGA
- the LOC119279583 gene encoding putative pentatricopeptide repeat-containing protein At5g40405, whose translation MAARLRDSATLLPSLVGASSSQSRLREIHAHLLVSGRLASPSHRADFVASLASSDHLSYARLLLPQRPATLLAHNGLLRALARGPCPRLAFAAFRELPLAPDHYSFTFLVRAATSLAAAASSATPVPTDVAVCLLAGSVHAAAFRHGHAADLHVQSGAVSMYAAVGDVGAVRAAFAEIVSPDVVCVTAMLGALSAGGDIDTARELFDRMPQRDHVAWNAMLTGYVRVGKAREALGLFDEMQKAGISVGEATLVSVLTACAQMGALERGIWVHSYVCSRGMRVSVTLGTALVDMYSKCGVVTMAMEVFKSMSERNIYTWTSALSGLAMNGMGEECLELFKRMESAGMEPNGVTFVAVLRGCSVAGLVEEGRACFDSMKDKHKVEPWLEHYGCMVDLYGRAGRLDDAVNFINSMPVEPHEGVWGALLNASRIHNNVDLGKHAMYKLTKIESKNDAAHVLLSNIYAESHNWKGVSKVRNMMKSKGVKKVPGFSAIEVDGKVHEFFVGSKSHPRYKDIETMLAGMSHKLRLQGYAANTKEVLFDIEEEEKESAISLHSEKLALAFGLITLPEGTVIRIVKNLRVCKDCHDYTKMISKVFDREIVMRDRNRFHHFKHGACSCRDYW comes from the coding sequence ATGGCGGCACGACTCCGCGACTCCGCCACGCTGCTCCCGTCCCTCGTCGGGGCCTCCTCCTCCCAGTCCCGCCTCCGCGAGATCCACGCGCACCTCCTCGTCTCGGGCCGCCTCGCCTCTCCCTCCCACCGCGCCGACTTCGtcgcctccctcgcctcctccGACCACCTCTCCTACGCGCGCCTCCTCCTGCCCCAGCGCCCGGCCACGCTACTCGCCCACAACGGCCTCCTCCGCGCCCTCGCCCGCGGACCATGCCCCCGCCTCGCCTTTGCGGCCTTCCGCGAGCTCCCCCTCGCGCCCGACCACTACTCGTTCACCTTCCTCGTCCGCGCCGcgacctccctggccgccgccgcctcctcggcgACGCCCGTGCCCACCGATGTTGCCGTGTGCCTGCTCGCTGGCTCCGTGCACGCGGCGGCGTTCCGCCACGGCCATGCAGCGGACCTGCACGTCCAGAGCGGCGCCGTATCCATGTAcgcggcggtgggggacgtgggcgccgtgcgggccgccttcgcggagaTCGTGAGCCCGGACGTGGTGTGCGTCACTGCAATGTTGGGCGCTCTCTCAGCCGGAGGCGATATTGACACTGCGCGCGAGCTGTTTGACAGAATGCCGCAGCGGGACCATGTCGCCTGGAACGCCATGCTCACAGGTTATGTGCGCGTGGGCAAGGCAAGGGAAGCCTTGGGGCTGTTCGACGAAATGCAGAAGGCTGGGATTTCTGTCGGTGAGGCGACGCTGGTGTCAGTGCTCACTGCTTGTGCACAGATGGGTGCACTAGAACGTGGCATCTGGGTGCACTCCTATGTGTGCAGCCGTGGGATGCGGGTGTCGGTCACACTGGGCACTGCTTTGGTGGATATGTATTCCAAGTGTGGGGTTGTCACGATGGCGATGGAGGTGTTCAAGAGCATGAGCGAAAGGAACATCTACACCTGGACCAGCGCGCTGAGTGGCCTCGCGATGAATGGCATGGGGGAGGAGTGTCTTGAGCTGTTCAAGCGTATGGAGAGCGCGGGCATGGAGCCTAATGGTGTCACATTTGTCGCGGTGCTCCGTGGATGCTCTGTGGCTGGGTTGGTAGAAGAGGGACGAGCATGCTTTGATTCGATGAAGGATAAGCACAAAGTTGAGCCTTGGCTTGAGCACTACGGCTGCATGGTTGATTTGTATGGTCGAGCAGGGCGTCTGGATGATGCTGTCAACTTCATCAATTCTATGCCAGTGGAGCCACATGAAGGTGTCTGGGGAGCGCTACTCAACGCTTCTCGGATTCACAACAACGTCGATCTGGGCAAACACGCAATGTACAAGCTCACGAAGATTGAGTCCAAAAATGATGCGGCTCACGTGTTGCTGTCTAATATATACGCGGAGTCGCACAACTGGAAGGGCGTCAGCAAAGTTCGGAACATGATGAAGTCTAAGGGAGTGAAAAAGGTGCCTGGGTTTAGTGCCATTGAGGTTGATGGCAAGGTGCATGAGTTCTTCGTCGGGAGCAAGTCTCACCCCAGATACAAGGATATCGAGACCATGCTTGCAGGTATGAGCCATAAGCTGAGGTTGCAAGGGTACGCCGCAAACACAAAAGAGGTACTGTTCGATATCGAGGAAGAGGAGAAAGAAAGTGCGATCTCCTTGCACAGTGAGAAGCTTGCCCTCGCCTTCGGTCTTATCACGTTGCCAGAAGGCACGGTGATTAGGATCGTGAAGAACTTGAGAGTGTGCAAGGACTGCCATGATTATACCAAGATGATATCTAAGGTCTTCGACAGGGAGATTGTTATGAGAGATAGGAATAGGTTTCACCATTTCAAGCATGGAGCGTGCTCCTGTAGGGATTACTGGTGA